One window from the genome of Glycine soja cultivar W05 chromosome 12, ASM419377v2, whole genome shotgun sequence encodes:
- the LOC114378524 gene encoding transcription factor bHLH121-like yields the protein MDCTAARKTQKADREKLRRDRFNVQFVELGNILDPDRPKNDKATILGDTIQLLKDLTSEVSKLKDEYATLNEESCELAQEKNELREEKASLKSDILKLNNQYQQQLRTVSPWTATDHSIMLAPPSYPYPVPMPIPPAPIAMQPYPFYANQHSAIIPNPCSTFVPYLVPNTLTEQRSTQYMSPPVHPGFRSHVSGKQESRNKSSKESKAEKHEDSNDVTLTPGSSADQDLSSGQRKSSKLSRKESSCTEVSSLDRCSLSCSVQDSSSSSVVHKHKG from the exons ATGGATTGTACAGCTGCAAGGAAAACACAAAAGGCTGACCGAGAAAAGCTAAGGAGGGATCGATTCAATGTACAGTTTGTAGAACTGGGTAACATTTTAG ACCCTGATAGGCCCAAAAATGACAAAGCAACCATTCTAGGTGATACAATTCAATTGCTAAAGGACCTTACTTCTGAAGTCAGTAAACTTAAAGATGAATATGCTACTCTAAATGAAGAATCTTGTGAG TTGGCTCAGGAGAAAAATGAACTCAGAGAAGAGAAGGCTTCTCTTAAATCGGATATTTTGAAGTTGAATAATCAGTATCAGCAACAGCTCAGGACTGTGTCTCCATGGACTGCAACGGATCATTCAATAATGCTAGCTCCACCATCATATCCATATCCAGTGCCAATGCCAATACCTCCTGCTCCTATTGCCATGCAGCCATACCCCTTCTATGCTAATCAACATTCTGCAATCATCCCTAACCCTTGTTCAACATTTGTTCCTTATTTAGTCCCCAATACCCTTACTGAACAGCGATCCACCCAGTACATGTCGCCACCTGTTCATCCAGGTTTTCGGTCCCATGTGTCAGGAAAACAAGAGTCCAGAAACAAATCATCCAAGGAGAGCAAGGCTGAAAAACATGAGGATTCTAATGATGTCACTCTGACTCCTGGGTCTTCTGCTGATCAG GATTTATCATCTGGACAAAGAAAATCTAGCAAGTTGTCAAGGAAGGAAAGCAGTTGCACTGAAGTGAGTTCTTTAGATAGGTGCTCTTTGTCTTGTAGCGTTCAGGATAGTTCATCAAGTAGTGTAGTTCACAAGCACAAAGGCTAA
- the LOC114377921 gene encoding uncharacterized protein LOC114377921 produces MAYGRSRASSVLDGFTLNPLPYPVLLILSLIFIFLGVSWYFSYEEVVETAEQQLGWLLFCTPVVLILIVRWLSSMENSYWFFSASLPGERRGRTHQGFSEGSSPWGVAALILVLLIMVQYQSNFLDSWFV; encoded by the coding sequence atggcttATGGTAGAAGCAGAGCCTCCTCTGTTTTGGATGGCTTCACTCTGAATCCCCTGCCGTATCCTGTTCTGTTAATCTTATCGCTGATCTTCATCTTCCTTGGCGTTTCATGGTACTTTTCCTACGAAGAAGTGGTTGAAACTGCTGAACAACAATTGGGTTGGTTACTTTTTTGCACCCCTGTGGTGCTAATTCTCATAGTTCGTTGGTTATCATCAATGGAAAATTCATATTGGTTCTTCTCTGCTTCATTACCGGGGGAAAGGCGGGGGCGAACTCACCAAGGCTTTTCAGAAGGGAGCTCTCCATGGGGTGTGGCTGCTTTGATCCTGGTGTTGCTGATAATGGTGCAATATCAATCCAACTTTCTGGATAGCTGGTTTGTTTGA
- the LOC114380187 gene encoding translocon-associated protein subunit alpha-like, whose translation MACIDKFWVFALALLLLASPLLQVARCQSDSDDVVEAAEESGDIGIVGDDVQDFGDGTFPSAPGIETISVFPKNSARLITAGEESELLVGVKNDGDSSLNVIAIKASVHLPFDHRMLVQNLTAQGFNNGSVPASAQATFPYLFAVSKFLQSGTFDLVGTIIYEIDEHPFQSTFFNGTVEVVESGAFLSMESVFLVTLGVALLVLLGLWIHGQIQHLSKKTKRAPKVEVGTRTTDASTDEWLQGTAYTQSMSSKSKKKK comes from the exons ATGGCCTGCATCGACAAATTTTGGGTTTTCGCCCTCGCTCTTCTCCTCCTCGCTTCCCCTCTCCTCCAAG TTGCTAGGTGCCAGTCAGACTCTGATGATGTAGTGGAGGCTGCTGAAGAATCAGGTGATATCGGCATTGTTGGTGATGATGTCCAAGACTTTGGTGATGGGACTTTCCCTTCTGCTCCAGGAATTGAAACAATAAGTGTATTTCCGAAAAATAGTGCAAGAT TGATAACAGCTGGAGAAGAGTCAGAGCTGCTTGTTGGTGTTAAAAATGATG GGGATTCAAGCTTGAATGTTATTGCGATCAAGGCTAGTGTTCACCTTCCTTTTGATCACCGTATGCTGGTTCAAAATCTTACTGCACAG GGTTTTAACAATGGTTCTGTACCAGCCTCAGCACAAGCTACTTTCCCTTATTTATTTGCAGTCAGTAAGTTCTTGCAG TCTGGAACTTTTGACCTTGTGGGCACTATCATATACGAGATAGATGAACATCCATTCCAAAGCACCTTTTTTAATGGCACTGTTGAAGTTGTTGAATCTGGTGCTTTTCTAAGCATGGAATCTGTTTTTCTTGTTACTCTTGGGGTTGCACTCCTTGTCCTCCTGGGGCTATGGATTCATGGTCAAATACAACACCTATCTAAG AAAACAAAGAGGGCGCCAAAAGTTGAAGTTGGGACTAGGACTACTGATGCTTCAACAGATGAATGGCTGCAG GGAACTGCATATACTCAGTCTATGTCAAGCAagtcaaagaagaagaagtag